In Comamonas koreensis, the genomic stretch GCTCCTGCAGCGACTTGTTCTGCTCCTGGGCTTCACGCGCCACCACGGGCGCGCACAGCACCAGGTCGGCCAGCACGGTGGGCTCCTGCTGGTAGTCAAAGGTCAGCACATTGGTGGCGTAGTCCTTGTGCCGGTACTCGCGGTTGAGTGCCTGGCCTTCTTCGGTATCGACAATGCGCACGGTGATTTCGGCGTCATCGGCCAGCGCGTGGCGAATCCAGCGCGTCACCTGGCTGCGGGGCAGGGCGGCACGGTGCTCGGCCACGCCGTCAAAACGGGCAAATTGCAGCGAGAGCGTGAGTTGGTTCAATGCCATATGGTTTTTATCGGCGGGGTGGCACAGGTGGGGGTGTGCGGGCGGGGCTCAGTCTTCGCGCGCGGGGCGGCGCTGCTTGTCGTAAGCGTCAACAATGCGCGCCACCAGCGGGTGGCGCACCACATCGGCGCTGGTAAAGCGGTTGACCGCAATGCCCTTGACGCGCTTGAGCACGCGCTCGGCGTCGATCAGGCCGCTCAGCTGGCCCTTGGGCAGGTCGATCTGGCTCACGTCGCCGGTCACCACGGCCTTGGCGCCAAAACCGATGCGGGTGAGGAACATCTTCATCTGCTCAGGCGTGGTGTTCTGGGCTTCGTCGAGGATGATGAAGGCGTTGTTGAGCGTGCGGCCGCGCATGAAGGCCAGTGGCGCGATCTCGATGGCATTGCGCTCAAAGGCCTTTTGCACCTTGTCGTAGCCCATCAGGTCGTAGAGTGCGTCGTAGAGCGGGCGCAGATAGGGGTCGACCTTTTGCGACAGATCGCCGGGCAGAAAGCCCAGGCGTTCGCCGGCTTCGACCGCCGGGCGGGTCAGCACAATGCGCTGCACCTGGCTGCGCTCGAGCGCATCGACGGCGCAGGCCACGGCCAGGTAGGTCTTGCCGGTGCCGGCCGGGCCAATGCCAAAGGTGATGTCGTGCGCGGCGATGTTCTCCAGGTAGCCGGCCTGGTTGGGCGTGCGCGCGCGCAGGTCGGCGCGGCGCGTGTTCAGCACGATGGCGTCCTCGGGCGCGGCCATCAGCTCGCTGTCGCCGGCCATCATCAGCTGGATCTGGTCTTCGCTGATGGGCGTATCGGCCATCTCGTACAGCGCCTCGAGCAGCTCCAGCGCGTCGTTGGCCACGGCCTTGGGGCCGTCGATCTTGAACTGTTCGTGGCGGTGGGCAATCTTGACGCCCA encodes the following:
- the ybeY gene encoding rRNA maturation RNase YbeY, with the protein product MALNQLTLSLQFARFDGVAEHRAALPRSQVTRWIRHALADDAEITVRIVDTEEGQALNREYRHKDYATNVLTFDYQQEPTVLADLVLCAPVVAREAQEQNKSLQEHYAHLLVHGTLHAQGWDHETSEQDAQEMEAYETAILQELGFADPYQK
- a CDS encoding PhoH family protein; the encoded protein is MILRHTFTPHNNNRIANLCGPADAHLRQIENHLGVKIAHRHEQFKIDGPKAVANDALELLEALYEMADTPISEDQIQLMMAGDSELMAAPEDAIVLNTRRADLRARTPNQAGYLENIAAHDITFGIGPAGTGKTYLAVACAVDALERSQVQRIVLTRPAVEAGERLGFLPGDLSQKVDPYLRPLYDALYDLMGYDKVQKAFERNAIEIAPLAFMRGRTLNNAFIILDEAQNTTPEQMKMFLTRIGFGAKAVVTGDVSQIDLPKGQLSGLIDAERVLKRVKGIAVNRFTSADVVRHPLVARIVDAYDKQRRPARED